One Desulfovibrio aminophilus genomic region harbors:
- the folK gene encoding 2-amino-4-hydroxy-6-hydroxymethyldihydropteridine diphosphokinase produces MGLGSNLGKPEENLNEALARLENYGADIQLKRQSAIYWTEPQGLKDQPWFANQVVELGVDPEIWAPEGLLSTLLAIEAQMGRDRSSETPGGPRVIDLDLLLFGDLVTDTGFLTVPHPRLLTRAFMLVPLREIAPGLMLPGGVAVDTALKALNHRQEGDRIWQD; encoded by the coding sequence CTGGGCCTCGGCTCGAACCTCGGCAAGCCCGAGGAGAACCTGAACGAGGCCCTGGCGAGGCTGGAAAACTACGGCGCCGACATCCAGCTCAAAAGACAGTCGGCTATCTATTGGACCGAGCCCCAGGGCCTCAAGGACCAGCCCTGGTTCGCCAACCAGGTTGTCGAACTGGGCGTGGACCCGGAAATCTGGGCCCCGGAAGGGCTGTTGTCCACCTTGCTGGCCATCGAGGCCCAGATGGGCAGGGACCGCTCCTCGGAGACTCCCGGCGGCCCCCGGGTCATCGATCTGGACCTGCTCCTGTTCGGCGATCTGGTGACCGACACGGGCTTTCTGACCGTGCCGCATCCCCGGCTGCTCACCCGGGCCTTCATGCTCGTGCCGCTGCGCGAGATCGCCCCGGGCCTCATGCTGCCCGGCGGCGTGGCCGTGGACACGGCCCTGAAGGCACTGAACCACCGCCAGGAAGGCGACCGCATCTGGCAAGACTAG
- a CDS encoding LL-diaminopimelate aminotransferase: MRTFPLAKRLQALPPYLFAAIDKAKEEVRAQGKDIISLGIGDPDLPTPEFIVEALCAAARKPEHHQYPSYIGMLAFRQAVADWYKTRFGVDLDPATEVMTLIGSKEGIAHFPLAFIDPGDLALVATPNYPVYPVTTAFVGGEVKYLPLTDENDFLPDLDSVSEAEWKRAKLIYVNYPNNPTAASAPRGFYEKLVAIAREYDVIVVHDAAYTEVYFDPADKPLSILEIPGAKDVAIEFHSLSKTYNMTGWRIGMAVGNPSLVAGLGKVKENVDSGLFQAIQEAGIAALQNGEPYAAKFREVYKERRDVMLKCLGDIGISCRVPKASLYIWAKVPHGQTSQEFVTKVLRQTGVVLTPGNGFGTPGEGYFRISLTVNTDRLKEAASRISSL; the protein is encoded by the coding sequence ATGCGCACGTTCCCGCTGGCCAAGCGGCTCCAGGCCCTTCCTCCCTATCTCTTCGCGGCCATCGACAAGGCCAAGGAAGAAGTCCGGGCCCAGGGCAAGGACATCATCAGCCTGGGCATCGGCGACCCCGATCTGCCGACCCCGGAATTCATCGTGGAGGCGCTCTGCGCCGCCGCCCGCAAGCCCGAGCACCATCAGTACCCGTCCTATATCGGCATGCTGGCCTTCCGCCAGGCCGTGGCCGACTGGTACAAGACCCGCTTCGGCGTGGACCTGGACCCGGCCACCGAGGTCATGACCCTCATCGGCTCCAAGGAGGGCATCGCCCACTTCCCCTTGGCCTTCATCGATCCGGGCGACCTGGCGCTCGTCGCCACCCCGAACTATCCGGTCTACCCCGTGACCACCGCCTTCGTGGGCGGGGAGGTCAAGTACCTGCCCCTGACCGACGAGAACGACTTCCTGCCGGACCTGGATTCCGTGTCCGAGGCGGAGTGGAAGCGGGCCAAGCTCATCTACGTCAACTATCCGAACAACCCCACGGCCGCCTCCGCGCCCCGCGGCTTCTACGAGAAGCTGGTGGCCATCGCCCGCGAGTACGACGTGATCGTGGTCCACGACGCAGCCTATACGGAAGTCTACTTCGACCCTGCGGACAAGCCGCTGTCCATCCTGGAGATTCCCGGGGCCAAGGATGTGGCCATCGAGTTCCATTCCCTGTCCAAGACTTACAACATGACGGGCTGGCGCATCGGCATGGCCGTGGGCAACCCGAGCCTCGTGGCGGGTCTGGGCAAGGTCAAGGAAAACGTGGATTCCGGCCTGTTCCAGGCCATCCAGGAGGCGGGCATCGCCGCCCTGCAGAACGGCGAGCCCTACGCCGCCAAGTTCCGCGAAGTCTACAAGGAGCGTCGGGACGTGATGCTCAAGTGCCTGGGCGACATCGGCATCTCCTGCCGCGTGCCCAAGGCCTCGCTCTACATCTGGGCCAAGGTGCCGCATGGCCAGACGTCCCAGGAATTCGTCACCAAGGTGCTGCGTCAGACCGGCGTGGTCCTGACCCCGGGCAACGGTTTCGGCACGCCCGGGGAAGGGTACTTCCGCATCTCCCTGACCGTGAACACCGACAGACTCAAGGAGGCTGCGTCACGGATATCCAGCTTGTAA
- a CDS encoding transcriptional regulator has product MLIKFLIFAVAAFVVWKLFMGDRKQKQVRDKKQEENLAASGEMVKDPICGTYVRKDGDIRVRQGETVHVFCSYDCRDKFIKSLEAGQDTAE; this is encoded by the coding sequence ATGCTCATCAAATTCCTCATCTTCGCCGTGGCCGCGTTCGTGGTCTGGAAGCTCTTCATGGGGGACCGCAAGCAGAAGCAGGTCCGCGACAAGAAGCAGGAAGAAAACCTGGCCGCCTCCGGCGAAATGGTCAAGGATCCCATCTGCGGCACCTACGTGCGCAAGGACGGGGACATCCGCGTGCGCCAGGGCGAGACCGTGCACGTCTTCTGCTCCTACGACTGCCGCGACAAATTCATCAAGAGCCTGGAAGCGGGCCAGGACACGGCCGAATAG